The following coding sequences lie in one Apium graveolens cultivar Ventura chromosome 3, ASM990537v1, whole genome shotgun sequence genomic window:
- the LOC141712700 gene encoding uncharacterized protein LOC141712700, whose translation MALEWVLLGYTAAAEAVMLILLTIPINPLRRGLITVTQNLLKPLLSVIPFCLFLLMDIYWKYETRPTCENHTCSPSEHLRHQKSIIKSQRNALLIAAAALFYWLLFSVTSLIVKVDLLDKRVQKLKNQD comes from the coding sequence ATGGCCTTAGAATGGGTTCTTCTGGGCTACACAGCTGCAGCAGAAGCCGTGATGCTAATCCTACTCACAATCCCCATTAACCCACTTCGCAGAGGCCTAATCACAGTCACTCAAAACCTTCTCAAACCCTTATTATCTGTCATACCCTTTTGCTTATTTCTTCTCATGGATATTTACTGGAAGTATGAGACCCGACCCACTTGTGAAAACCACACTTGTTCTCCTTCTGAGCATCTCAGGCATCAGAAGTCTATTATCAAGAGCCAGAGAAATGCTCTGCTCATTGCTGCTGCTGCGCTGTTTTATTGGCTGCTCTTCTCTGTTACTTCTTTGATTGTTAAGGTTGATTTGTTGGACAAAAGGGTCCAGAAATTGAAGAATCAGGACTGA
- the LOC141712702 gene encoding uncharacterized protein LOC141712702 isoform X2: MDQSIKSEEDWSEEHDHLPLKQRLKNLRASIQVQQQVTDLPILSVDVAKTEDQESVLQDADSAPLLVEGSIKRLPLEESHNGRTREFCIPKIKHETFCSSSHIVASELNSDVTRAEGHCDNLSSSTVICHNEGCSAEVKAINSNMEIPANVLDDLDHINLKERRRMLLSRKSLYLPKHVTKDNIIGSAATVVGRLHDAVTGMEDSSVIEEYLSKGNSSKVSGGLTAVIRGVLNLESSDRIVAGSASTTPPLTSAHRSSANTTRSEYIMTTHKKDQCSSVITSKGQELCGVKDVLSGKHNTVLNTRSATSTNVKLEPLENNEPDKNILVNSLMANSVAVKSEPLTSDAFSEDELDHMLLSARIKLLTSRQIAKADNYSENSKNTVISSLDFQPILSKSDPPARIKPSRKRKKTATDSVETALEEDAPGLLQVLVEKGVLIDEMKLYGQTEIAEAIDESLTEFSDLEAVISKLFSQRHSLLKLATLKSTKGEKISYCLACLISLVEQARYLQFRKWPVEWGWCRDLQSFIFVFERHNRIVLERPEYGYATYFFELVNSLPIDWQIKRLVTTMKLTSCSRTALIENKALTVGEELTECEAGVLSDYGWIPDTGLGTMLNYRDRVVHDRKNEKDSSEWRTKIGNLLMDGFNGGTMISASLPKKLADNTVHNSPIK; the protein is encoded by the exons ATGGACCAAAGCATCAAATCGGAGGAAGATTGGTCCGAGGAACACGATCATCTCCCCTTGAAACAACGCTTGAAAAATCTCCGCGCCAGTATTCAAGTCCAGCAACAAGTCACAGATTTACCAAT TCTGTCGGTTGATGTTGCGAAGACGGAAGATCAGGAGAGTGTGTTACAG GATGCGGATTCTGCTCCTTTACTTGTTGAAGGAAGTATTAAGAGGCTTCCATTGGAAGAAAGCCATAATG GTAGGACTAGAGAATTCTGTATccccaaaattaaacatgagacCTTCTGTTCTTCCAGTCATATAGTAGCCTCTGAACTGAATAGCGATGTTACTAGAGCAGAAGGACATTGTGACAATCTATCAAGTTCTACAGTTATTTGCCATAATGAAGGTTGCAGTGCTGAAGTTAAAGCTATTAATTCAAACATGGAGATTCCTGCTAATGTCCTTGATGATCTCGATCACATAAATTTAAAAGAACGCCGAAGGATGCTGCTATCAAG GAAGTCGCTGTATTTGCCAAAACATGTTACTAAG GATAATATTATTGGGTCGGCCGCTACTGTAGTGGGTCGCTTGCATGATGCTGTTACTGGTATGGAAGATAGTTCTGTTATAGAGGAGTATTTAAGTAAAGGGAATTCTAGTAAGGTGTCAGGGGGACTTACTGCTGTTATCCGTGGGGTTTTAAATTTAGAATCATCAGACAGAATCGTTGCAGGATCAGCTAGCACAACACCTCCTTTGACATCTGCGCACCGAAGCAGCGCAAATACAACTAGATCAGAATATATCATGACTACCCATAAAAAAGACCAATGTTCCTCTGTAATAACTTCAAAAGGGCAAGAGCTATGCGGTGTAAAGGATGTTTTGTCTGGGAAACACAATACTGTTCTAAATACTCGTTCGGCAACTTCTACGAATGTCAAGCTCGAACCTTTAGAAAACAATGAACCAGACAAGAATATTTTAGTGAACTCCTTAATGGCAAATTCAGTGGCAGTAAAAAGCGAACCGTTAACTTCTGATGCATTTTCTGAAGATGAATTAGATCATATGTTGCTCAGTGCACGGATTAAATTACTGACATCAAGACAGATTGCAAAAGCTGACAATTATTCTGAAAATTCGAAAAATACTGTGATTTCATCCCTTGATTTTCAGCCCATATTATCAAAATCTGATCCACCAGCAAGAATCAAGCCTTCAAGGAAAAGGAAGAAAACTGCAAC GGATTCTGTGGAGACTGCATTGGAGGAAGATGCTCCTGGGCTACTTCAG GTGTTAGTTGAAAAAGGAGTATTAATTGATGAAATGAAACTTTATGGACAAACAGAGATCGCTGAAGCTATAGACGAATCGTTAACTGAATTTTCTGACTTAGAAGCTGTAATATCAAAG CTTTTCTCACAGCGACACTCGCTGTTGAAACTTGCTACTTTAAAGAGTACAAAGGGTGAAAAGATTAGTTACTGTTTGGCATGTCTTATTTCTCTGGTAGAGCAG GCACGCTATTTACAGTTTAGAAAATGGCCTGTTGAGTGGGGTTGGTGTCGGGATCTCCAGTCGTTTATATTTGTCTTCGAAAGACATAACAG AATCGTTCTAGAACGGCCTGAGTATGGCTATGCAACATACTTTTTTGAGTTGGTGAACTCTCTACCCATTGATTGGCAGATCAAAAGATTGGTAACGACAATGAAGCTTACTAGCTGTAGCAGGACTGCACTAATTGAAAACAAAGCATTAACG GTCGGTGAAGAGCTAACAGAATGTGAAGCtggagtactatcagattatggTTGGATACCAGATACTGGGTTGGGAACTATGCTTAACTATCGGGACAGAGTTGTCCATGACAGAAAGAATGAAAAGGACAGCTCAGAGTGGAGAACAAAAATTGGGAACTTGCTGATGGATGGTTTTAATGGGGGAACAATGATATCGGCGAGTCTTCCAAAGAAGTTAGCTGATAATACTGTTCATAATTCACCAATTAAGTGA
- the LOC141712702 gene encoding uncharacterized protein LOC141712702 isoform X1: MDQSIKSEEDWSEEHDHLPLKQRLKNLRASIQVQQQVTDLPISLSVDVAKTEDQESVLQDADSAPLLVEGSIKRLPLEESHNGRTREFCIPKIKHETFCSSSHIVASELNSDVTRAEGHCDNLSSSTVICHNEGCSAEVKAINSNMEIPANVLDDLDHINLKERRRMLLSRKSLYLPKHVTKDNIIGSAATVVGRLHDAVTGMEDSSVIEEYLSKGNSSKVSGGLTAVIRGVLNLESSDRIVAGSASTTPPLTSAHRSSANTTRSEYIMTTHKKDQCSSVITSKGQELCGVKDVLSGKHNTVLNTRSATSTNVKLEPLENNEPDKNILVNSLMANSVAVKSEPLTSDAFSEDELDHMLLSARIKLLTSRQIAKADNYSENSKNTVISSLDFQPILSKSDPPARIKPSRKRKKTATDSVETALEEDAPGLLQVLVEKGVLIDEMKLYGQTEIAEAIDESLTEFSDLEAVISKLFSQRHSLLKLATLKSTKGEKISYCLACLISLVEQARYLQFRKWPVEWGWCRDLQSFIFVFERHNRIVLERPEYGYATYFFELVNSLPIDWQIKRLVTTMKLTSCSRTALIENKALTVGEELTECEAGVLSDYGWIPDTGLGTMLNYRDRVVHDRKNEKDSSEWRTKIGNLLMDGFNGGTMISASLPKKLADNTVHNSPIK, encoded by the exons ATGGACCAAAGCATCAAATCGGAGGAAGATTGGTCCGAGGAACACGATCATCTCCCCTTGAAACAACGCTTGAAAAATCTCCGCGCCAGTATTCAAGTCCAGCAACAAGTCACAGATTTACCAAT CAGTCTGTCGGTTGATGTTGCGAAGACGGAAGATCAGGAGAGTGTGTTACAG GATGCGGATTCTGCTCCTTTACTTGTTGAAGGAAGTATTAAGAGGCTTCCATTGGAAGAAAGCCATAATG GTAGGACTAGAGAATTCTGTATccccaaaattaaacatgagacCTTCTGTTCTTCCAGTCATATAGTAGCCTCTGAACTGAATAGCGATGTTACTAGAGCAGAAGGACATTGTGACAATCTATCAAGTTCTACAGTTATTTGCCATAATGAAGGTTGCAGTGCTGAAGTTAAAGCTATTAATTCAAACATGGAGATTCCTGCTAATGTCCTTGATGATCTCGATCACATAAATTTAAAAGAACGCCGAAGGATGCTGCTATCAAG GAAGTCGCTGTATTTGCCAAAACATGTTACTAAG GATAATATTATTGGGTCGGCCGCTACTGTAGTGGGTCGCTTGCATGATGCTGTTACTGGTATGGAAGATAGTTCTGTTATAGAGGAGTATTTAAGTAAAGGGAATTCTAGTAAGGTGTCAGGGGGACTTACTGCTGTTATCCGTGGGGTTTTAAATTTAGAATCATCAGACAGAATCGTTGCAGGATCAGCTAGCACAACACCTCCTTTGACATCTGCGCACCGAAGCAGCGCAAATACAACTAGATCAGAATATATCATGACTACCCATAAAAAAGACCAATGTTCCTCTGTAATAACTTCAAAAGGGCAAGAGCTATGCGGTGTAAAGGATGTTTTGTCTGGGAAACACAATACTGTTCTAAATACTCGTTCGGCAACTTCTACGAATGTCAAGCTCGAACCTTTAGAAAACAATGAACCAGACAAGAATATTTTAGTGAACTCCTTAATGGCAAATTCAGTGGCAGTAAAAAGCGAACCGTTAACTTCTGATGCATTTTCTGAAGATGAATTAGATCATATGTTGCTCAGTGCACGGATTAAATTACTGACATCAAGACAGATTGCAAAAGCTGACAATTATTCTGAAAATTCGAAAAATACTGTGATTTCATCCCTTGATTTTCAGCCCATATTATCAAAATCTGATCCACCAGCAAGAATCAAGCCTTCAAGGAAAAGGAAGAAAACTGCAAC GGATTCTGTGGAGACTGCATTGGAGGAAGATGCTCCTGGGCTACTTCAG GTGTTAGTTGAAAAAGGAGTATTAATTGATGAAATGAAACTTTATGGACAAACAGAGATCGCTGAAGCTATAGACGAATCGTTAACTGAATTTTCTGACTTAGAAGCTGTAATATCAAAG CTTTTCTCACAGCGACACTCGCTGTTGAAACTTGCTACTTTAAAGAGTACAAAGGGTGAAAAGATTAGTTACTGTTTGGCATGTCTTATTTCTCTGGTAGAGCAG GCACGCTATTTACAGTTTAGAAAATGGCCTGTTGAGTGGGGTTGGTGTCGGGATCTCCAGTCGTTTATATTTGTCTTCGAAAGACATAACAG AATCGTTCTAGAACGGCCTGAGTATGGCTATGCAACATACTTTTTTGAGTTGGTGAACTCTCTACCCATTGATTGGCAGATCAAAAGATTGGTAACGACAATGAAGCTTACTAGCTGTAGCAGGACTGCACTAATTGAAAACAAAGCATTAACG GTCGGTGAAGAGCTAACAGAATGTGAAGCtggagtactatcagattatggTTGGATACCAGATACTGGGTTGGGAACTATGCTTAACTATCGGGACAGAGTTGTCCATGACAGAAAGAATGAAAAGGACAGCTCAGAGTGGAGAACAAAAATTGGGAACTTGCTGATGGATGGTTTTAATGGGGGAACAATGATATCGGCGAGTCTTCCAAAGAAGTTAGCTGATAATACTGTTCATAATTCACCAATTAAGTGA